Genomic segment of Pangasianodon hypophthalmus isolate fPanHyp1 chromosome 22, fPanHyp1.pri, whole genome shotgun sequence:
CTGCCGTGGCATAACAACTAGTCCAGGGACCcttctattataagattacaataaaccaaaattaagattattaagcctatttctagctttttttttttttttttacttctttcaaGCTTCTAATTATGTTATTCTTTTGGCATAAGTCTAGAACATATGTCAATATGTCTATAAATAGACTTActggtcttatatttgttatatactaatttcataatgagaaatattagatgactttttctttattcaagaTATATACACTTGCTATGATACCATTTTTTGCAAGGGGTCTGCTGTACACTATTATACTTATTTTAATCATGGAATAAATTCAccaattcattctttcattcaagTGTTTCTTGAAGTTTGTGACATAGAGCAGAGTGAGCAATTCATTCTGCCATCACAGAATCTCAAACAGAGTCTGGTTTTGCACTTGCGCAGCATAGTGATAGTATCAACAAGCCACAGCTACTGGTTTGGAACTTTATATAGGCATCATCAACCTGTCTGTGCCTCAGTCACATTGTGTTAAGCAAACCTTCACTCATTTTTATAGTCTATGAACTGAAACCGAAAGACTTACAGTACTATACTGTTTCTATCGAGTGCCATCTAAATGAAAACAGGTTTATCATGGCACCATCATGTTCTGCGGTGACACTAACGTTTGTGAGTCAGGTTAACATAAAAAAGGAATACAGAATTTATTCTGGACTGAAATATAGACATCCAGTGAGCTGCCATGACATTGCAGTTGGAAGATTGCTGACAACCCAATGACTCAGTTACCAGGGATGTTGGAAATACACAAGAACATTAATAGTGCTGTAACTTCCTGAGCCTGCGGTTTCCAACATACCCAGCAGATGTGTGTCTTTGCATTAGTCTTTTGTATGCATCACCTCAACCTCATCAAATGCCTTTCTGAGAAAACACATGACCATATAATGCACAGTCTAACGCTTAACTCTTTCACTGAAGTGAACTTTCTTAAGCAAAGATGTATCGTCACATTTGAAGGGTTATGACATCTGCATATGACATAGTATGACATTATGTCTTGAGATTAGTATCAAGTGTGGAGTGTTTTGACAGAATGCGTAACCACAGCAGTTCTTACAAACATACATAACAATCATGAGATTTGAAAAACTAGTTACACTATGGCACTATAGTGTAACTTACACTTGACATCCGATTCCAGATTTAATTTGCTGCTATAATACCCTCCACTctactgggaaggcttttcCATAGATTTGAGAgcatggctgtagggatttacccattcagccacaagggcATTAGTGAGAACTGATGTCAAATGAGGAGGCCTGGGACGCAGTTCTataataaatcaatataaatcatataaatctatattcttttttatacaaatatttactattttacttTCCTTAACAATTTCAAAGGCTAGATATAGATAGcattattatgaaatgaaacagattaaaaatagtGTCATATAGTCTTAGATCTTTAAGCATACCCTACCAGCTATGTGTCTTGATGGGGATTTCCTCGGAAGTTCCTCTATGTGATAATGACTAAGGCTCCAAGTCACAGAGACTTGTGTCTGTCAGACCCTAAAATAAATTTCTGAGGTTAAATATAGAGTACAATCAAAAATTCCACATTGCGAAGCATGACATTAGTCTGTCTCAGGGATTCTAATAATTTAACCTTGAGCGTCCAACAAAAGTCCTagtattacagtgtgtttggGGGAATTATCTTTATCTCCATAAAGGAGATTTGAAGTTTGTGCTCCCACTGAGACAACATTAACTAAAAAGTGGTTTGTACACTCCCCTTTTAGCACAAAACTGCTAATCAACAATGAAATCATTATATTAAAGACAGGACAACAGAAATCATTTTCATGCCCATCTTTGAAGAAGATTGAAGAAGAAATAGTCATACTGTTGTACAGTATCTATAGCTGAActtgatttaataaatattaaatacactatattacaaaAAGTATGTGGGCACATGACCtctcacacctatatgtgcttgctgaacatcccactATTGATtaagtccccctttgctgtaataatatcctccactcttctggaaaggaacatggctgtggggatttgtgcccattcaacCAGCAGAGCATTaatgaagtcaggcactgatgtcggacGAGAAGTCAGCATTCCAAGCATCCCcaaagtgttcagtgggattgaggtcagggctctgtgcaggccactcgaggtcttccacaccaaccttggcaaacaatttctttatggacctcgctttgtgcatggGGGACTGTCATGCTGGGACAGATTTGGGCTAGGCTACAGCATATGAAGACATCCtaaacaattgtgtgtttcagtcgttgtggcaacagtttggggaaggcccacatatgtgtatcatggtcagatgtccatatacactatatagccaaaagtttaactgctcaggacaaacaagagattcaaaactatcacaaaacataaaaacagtcattgatcatccagaTAACTCACAGTGTTAAGAATCAAGCATtaagttattattgtgtcttgtggaccaTATGTACACATCTGCTAcatgaaatagcttattcagggcagtactaaaaaaaaaccaaaatgtaTATAAACTTATGACGCCAACTGTAAGTGTCATTGTCAGGtatctacaaacttttggctatgtAGTGTATTTTTAGCCATATGGTTTATAATAACATATTTAAGTAATATTATAGAAGATTTTGTCTTGCTCAAAAGTAACATTTGAAACAGTTAAGCTAAGAGTCCTTTATTACACTGCTAAGCCTTGGGTTGAACCACAGTGTGCTggtttcgaaaaaaaaaaaaaaaaaacctttagcaAACCTGACCACACTTTCTACTTATCTAGTGGCTATATCATAGTGAAATGACATCTTTCAAAGATTAGAAGGATGTCTgcatttgctgttaacaaatttGGGACCACCAATAACACCATTGGTCATAAGAAAAAATATAGAATGGTATGAataagtgaggctggggctgatttgtttctagatattttagtcctcccatctaatatcacaaccAGTCCACTAGTGTCTACAGCTTCTAGTTTTGAAATCcactaaaattacaaaaacacagTCCACTGCAAATCCAGTGTTAATTCTGAATACCACAATCAGTCCACAGCACTGCCGGAAGTAGATAAAGGAACTAAAGCATCAATTTAGAACAGTGATTAAGCCAGCTAGCCTGAACACTATCTTGCATGATTGCAAAGGAATGTGTCATGGTGCATTGTGACAAAGATGTTTGCAAGATATTCCATCTGTATTATTCATAACATGATTAAATGCACTTCCCTAATTCTGATACAATATAAAGGATCTTGGCCTGAATAAGTGCATTATAAAGGAAGAACAGTAGAGTTAAGACATACTCCACTGGTATAGACCTCATCAGCAAGGATGCATTTCTCTCTGACACCTCGCCAGTTGGTCTTTCTCTTCTACATAATCACACTTCTGTTCAGCTGCGTACTTGGAGGTGAGTGTTCTTAGTAAGAATGTACTTCAAATAAAATcttctgtgtgtatgcattaCATTTGCACATCTTGTATGATAGGGTTCGTATATCTAACACCTTGAATTTTGTTGTACTGCAGTGCGCTCCAGTGACAACAAGCTGCAAACATGCTGTGTACACGCCAGTAATGGATATATTTCACCAGGCCGTGTAGCGAAGTGTGCCTATACTGAGAAATCGGGCCGATGTCTTGAGGCCTATGTGTAAGTAAATAAACTTTTAGAAGAAACTAACTTTTCATTTCGAATTTCGAAAATGTCTTCACTGTATATTATGTGTCAATATGAAAGATGACAAAATCAAAAAGGTCTTataattttcacaaaaaaaaataaaaatcagtagTTAATATGAGCAGTCATGGATTGCCTAATGACTATTCACACCATTCTCACTTGTTAGAATTCCATAAAATGTTGTATACAATCTGATTGGTTTAGTCAAAAGTGTACTTTAGTAGATTTGTAGTTTGTGAGCACTGTGAACAAATTCATTTTCTTATCAAGAATCTCAATTTGTGCAGGTTTTTGTTCAAGAATAAGAAGCTCCATTGCAGCAGTGTAAATGCAGATAGGATCAATGCAACACTGGCAACATTAGAAAAGGTAACtaacatttaatgcatttagCAGCACTCTGTTCACTGGTCCTGTTGAACTAAATGTGCAAATATGACACTGATGCAATATATGAAGACCATATTACACTTTTCTGAGTACAAAATAACTGAACTTATACTTTTACAAAAAAGAGCtgtatttcattgttttgttggcatatacatatactgtatatacatatatatatatatatatatatatatatatatatatatatatatatagatagatagatagatagatacataaaGAGAAACTTAATactttattataaattttattataaaccttAAAGCCAAATTTCTTaattttctccctctcttcaaCATATCCAAAAGAATGGAATATCATGTTTGGGCAGGCCCAAGAGCTGACATCTACAAGCAGGAAGACAATGAGGTTCCAGCTGTTATCATACTGTTATTATATGAAATAATTGTTCTGCTGTCATGCCAGTACTCTTTaagaacaaaaatgacaaaaagttgttatgtattttgtattcctgcctattacattattaaattattagtatttatttaattttatgttgaACATAAACTGGATAGgtattcaatatttatttatctaatattttactttacaagcattgtgtgtatttgtggaaattatttattttgttattgagtcatataacatattaatagattaaaagtattttttttaacgttcatattcaataaataataaaaatctggaATAAGAGCTTTCTGCTTTCATTAATGCATGTTTTGTGAAAGTATTTTATTAACCATCCATTAAACACATAGAAAGATATGGAATGGATCCACAATggtgaatgaattaaaaacaatactattactactactaataataataataagaagaagaagaagaagaagaagaagttagTTTCTTAACACTGTGATAGGCAGTTAAGATCTGGGGCTCAGCTTCTCTGCTAATGAATGAAAGTTCAAATACTAAGAGTGCCAAAGTTCCTCACTCTTTCTGCTCAGCTTAGCCCAGATGCACTCACTATATGGCACCTGTAAATCACTTTAGACaaaagtgtctgctaaatgaaaaaatggaaatgttagCTATGTGCAGCAcgtagctccagggtcctgggtttgagCCTGAGCTTGGTTTGCTctttgtgtggagttttgtatgttctccctgtgtccactTGGATTTCCTGTGTTCTAGAGTTGCTATAATGATATTTCTACAGTTAAGCTAATTCTGATGTAAAAATTAAAGATTACTGTGACGAGGAGGAGAGAGGGGCCAGGCTGAGAGGATGCACGCCTGGCACTGAATTGTCTCATCACTGGGGGAGAGTGATAAAGGAGTGGATGGaaacacctgagagagagagagaaagagagagatatacacgcgtgttttatgtttgtgctacatttgtttctgttatgtttgAGTTCTGTTTTTAGTATTAAACTTTACGTTGGAGTTCACTcggttcccgcctcctccttgcccacCCTTGACGTTTGTTACAATTACTTTTACGCATAAAAGTATTTGgtattaaaaatatgataaaaactATGAATAAATTAAAGAGTGTAGCAAGAACACTATGGCAATTTTCAGAAGCAACTCTTTATTGATTGCTCTAATTATTTTGTGGCTAGTTACTGATTAATGTTAGAGATTGTGTAAGAGACTGCATAAATCAGTGTTTATCTATAAGTCACTAAtaacaattttttgtttttttttaatgaaaattctGAAAACAACTCCACAGGAACAAGGGCCATGAtgatttattcatattcattgtAAAGCTTCTAAATAAATCTTAATGCTAATAAGAATGTTGTTTTTGGTATTTTATGGTGCTGACACATTTATGTGACTATGCATGTGAAAATGGTAATCTGACATGTGAACTGACATTCACATGCAAAACACATGAGAAAatcatttggaaaaataaacatgttttaagaTGTAGCAATACACTATAAGTCAACATGTGACGTATTATGAAACATAGTAGTTGAAGTGTCTAAAAACTACTAGACTGTGTGAATCGTGTAAAATTCATCTGATTCTTCTGTAAAGTGTAGCAGAGATTAACACTACACTATTTGTCGTTTTCTTACATAGTGACTTGTGATGAATTAATTTAATGGAGCTGTTTCTTATGAATTCAGTGTTTAGGAACTTTTTTAGTAGTAAGGTTAATATGAGTCACAGACAAGTCATAGCAGTGTTCTGCTTTAAACAAGCTATGAGAAAATTCTAGAGCTTCAAATCACATGACAGCCTTTGTAACAGTTAAGCTGTCATACAGATGCGGACAAAAGTTTGCATTTAGAATTTATCTACAACCCTAGACTCAACCCTATCATTCCTGACCTACTCTTGGATAAACTAAGCCAACTTAATGTGTTTCCATTTGGCTGCCACTGGAATATCACTTTCCTGTCTAACAGGAAGCAGTACATCAGGGTGGATGACCACATCTCAGACGCTTTTGGTGCTCCACTGGTGTACTCTCTATACACTAATGACTGTACTTCTAAGagtgacaaacaaacaaatcaagttTTCAGATGACACCACACTGGGGGATCTCATGTCAAAAAATTATGAGTACACATAATGAACAAAAGTAAGCCATGTCATCATGTAAGTCATAGTGTTAGGCAAACAACTTCAATCTGAAAACTCAAAAAGGATGATCATCAGTTTCAGAAAGAGGTGTTTCCTACTCCATTTCTTGTAAATATACGGTCATCAGAATTGAAACCACTATTCTGCAGCATCTTATATGGGACTGAAGTATTAACATAATCACCAAAATGGCCCTACCACACTTCTACAACAGCTCAAGAAATATTGGCTGCCACAGAAGCTGCTGATTCTATTCTACACAGACACATTTCCGCCTGATTCACTTATGTAACTTTTCAGTTCAAGCATACGCCACAGTGCATTGTGCAAAGTGCAGTGAAATCACTCACTACCGGCTTTTTCCACTCATAGAGTATGAACCCTGTACATCACAGACACTCCTTTTTTCCAGCATTTCCCTTTACagtggaaaaagagagaagataGACTTTATTGCCACATACATAcaagtacagtgaaattcttttgttTGCGTGTACTACCATTTTAGGAGATAGAACAGCCTTTAAAATAGAATAGCCAATAAAGTTTAatctatttaatttataatagtttttttaatagctTAGACCACATTGAATGGTCTAGACTGAAAATGCATTACATGCCCTGAACTAGATTTTGTAGCTGTGCCAATGCTCCAAGAGCATATTTGGCAAAATTATTAGTGCACTTAGttggatttgttttttcagcattaGCATGCTAAGAATTGAACTGAATGAAATGTGCAaatttgcttttaatgttattacTATATGACATTTCTATATAGATATAGAATATACAACTGTATAATGCACTTGAATAACTGTCAGTAAGCCAATAAAAGCACTCAAGTCTTACACTTTTATTTCCActgaatacaaattaaaaaaaagcacaaatataCTCTATATCCAGTTGAGCTCTTCCCATTAATGCTCTAGGATTACACCATTGTATACAGTATGCATAAGAATTCCTGTAAGCCAACTCATGGGTTTAAAGTTTGAAGAGCTCCCTAAGATTTAGTAAATAAGAAATTGTCCTCAATACATATCAGTTCTCATTTTTATATCTCCTAAACTTTCTTTAATGTTTGTGGTGGATGTGATTTTAATTAAGCTTATtacaagaaataataataatataatcattatcTGTGCACAAATTGTTACAAGTTAACTACATACATTAGACTTattatatacaccgatcagccataacattaaaaccactgacatgtgaagtgaataacgttgattatctcattacaatggcacctgtcaaagggtgggatatattagtcagtaagtgaacagtcagttctcgaaattgatgtgttggaaggAGGAAAAATGGGTAAGTGTAAGGaactgagcgactttgacaaaggccaaattgtgatggctgggTCCATGCGTCTCCAAAGCAGCAGAGCTTGTggagtgttcccagtatgcagtggtccaaggaaggataattggtgaaccggcgacagggtcatgggtgccatTGATGTccatggggagcaaaggctagtccgtctggtccaatcccacagaagagctactctagcacaaactgctgaaaaagttaatgctagctatgatagaaaggtgttagaacacacagtgcatcgcagcttgctgcgtatggggctgcgtagccgcagactggtcacctgtccactgccaaaagtgcatACAATGCACAACAAGGAATTAATAAACCACAGATCTACAGTGTACTAATAAATTTTGCCCATTTTCTCATAATTCTTCTCTCTAGGCAAATTTTGATAGTGAACAGCAACCGAAGATGACGGCAGAGAAATGAAGTGATCGATCACTTGAAACTACATGAGccttttgtgtttatttcacttggaacttttttaaaacattagatATGAATCACTCCTCTTCCTGCCCCAAATAATGATTTCAACTGATGTATCTCAGGGTACAGATACATTTTAAGAATAATCTTTCGaaccaaacagaaaaaaaacgaaCCAAATAGAAACAGGTTTTATTTGAGAATACCGTTTGGTATGCTATGTGGTACAAAATttatgttattgtaactttttctgtcaaaaatatttttcGCTTAAAATCCATTAGATTCTCCACTCAGAATGATTTAATCTAGGTTCAGTGCAAGTATTCAACAGTTTTTATTATAGTAGAAATTATGCAATGGAATTCAACAGAGACTGTGGGCTTCTTGTTATGTACCACAAATAATGACTTTCACCCAAAACTGGAAACTACCCAGTAGAGCCATTTATGGTGACTGGTGGGGgaaaatcatcaaaaaaaatgCTCTTGCGAAAGCGTGCTGCTTCATAGTTCCTCTTTTTCTGATATTTAAGGTCATAGCTTGATCTTGAAAACTCAGTCGCTCTTTCAGAAGGAATAGAGAACAGTTGAGAAAGTGCAGACTAACACAGCAGTGATGAGGAACCCGGCTGCCATAGTTGCCATTGCCTTTACCATCTGGATCGCAACAGGTAATGTAATCTGTTCCACATTTTTGACATAGTTGTATTGTTGTGTACTTGTGAGTGAGACACTACTGaatgttttaaagcatttatttaaaaaaaaaagatgtgatttttattctaaaatgtGCTCCGTGTGTTTTGCGGGTGTATTCATTTAGATGCCGAAAAAGTGAGTCCCTGCTGTGTTGCTGTCTCCCGGTACATGGAGGACGTTACCATCACAGGTTACAGATTACAGGAGAAAAACCTTCCATGCATTAAAGCTGTTGTGTAAGTACAGTCTCATAAAAACCAACACAACAGATAAACACTACAAATACCAAAAACAATCTTAAATgtctaatttaaaaatagaagaagaaacagtgtatatacacagtactaGTGTATTCTTCATTAAAATGACTtgtattttacagttttcaGACAGAAAGGGGACAGTTCTGCATTGATCCATATCAGCCCTGGGTGAAGAAGAAGATCATTGAGTTTAGGTAATTTTATAGGAATATAAGTCACAAAATTGATATACAagatataaaaagataaatttttaacagaaacgtgTTTAGCCCCATGACATTCACAcagttttttggttttcttaTTCTCTAGGAGGtcacaaaagaacaaaatgtctcCAACCTCTGCCTCACTGCATCTGACCTCAGCACCACGCGATTCAACTGCTAGCACTCAGAGGGTGAAACAACAAACCACAGCTCACTTCAGTGAATAAAAAATTGCAGtgattgtgaaaaaaaacaaaaaaacttttgtatttaaagctataattattttgtatttatgtcCAGTTTGCACCCATAataggtgtttatttaaaatatttataactgtaaaaaatgtataccatatatatttataactgaAAACCaatgtttgttattgttttgttgctgtttggCTACAAAAAGAGAAACCAATAAAATTGGTTCAGTCTGACTTGTAAGTGTGTACAGTGTTGAACAGGTTTAGTGGACTATAAAATAAGAACTAAAAATAAGAACACCTAAACctattactaatattaatattattaatattctcaTAATATTCtgaaaacaaactaaaaaaaactgtagttAATTAGGTAGAAACATAGATCACATTATTAATCCCAGTGGGAAAATCACAATTACAACAGCAGCCAAAAAGCAGAGTGAGCAAGCAAGAAATATTCaatatataatagaaataaatatattgtgtaaaaatgatttaatatagAATATACAGTGCAGGCCCCATTTGTTTTGACATTTTATGTTGCAaccttatgctaaaatgctttaattttttttcacatcaatctacactccataccccataatgacaaagcaaaaaccagacTTGTGATAACTTAGTATAACTTACttaacaaatttattaaaaagaaaaaaaattaaatatcacattgacataagtattcagaccctttgctatgacatttaaatttagctcaggtgcatcctaTTTCactggatcatctttgagatgtttctacactttgattggagtccatctgtggcaaattcaattgattggacatgaaTTGGAAAGGCACACACTTGTCTATACaaggtctaacagctgaaaatgcattTCAAAACCAAGCCTTGAGGTCAAAGGAAGtgcctgcagagctcagagacaggattgtgtcaaggcacagatctggagaaggctacaaaaaatttctgctgcattgaaggtttccaagagcacagtggcctccataattcttaaatggaagaagtttgaaAAAACTAGGTCTCATCCCAGAGCTGGCCACCTGGCCAAACTGAGCAATCAGGGGAGAAGGACCTTGGTAAGAGAGGAAACCAAGAACCCGAtggtcactctggttgagctccagagattatgtgtggagatgggaaaaacttgcagaaggtcaaccatcactgcaacactccaccgacctgggctttatggcagagtggccagaccgaagcctctcctcagtgcaagacacatgaaagccTGCTTGGAATTTGACTATGACTGTGAGAAACAAGATTCTCTGGTCTGCTGAAACAAATATTGAACTGTTTGGCCT
This window contains:
- the LOC113541349 gene encoding C-C motif chemokine 24-like, with translation MRNPAAIVAIAFTIWIATDAEKVSPCCVAVSRYMEDVTITGYRLQEKNLPCIKAVVFQTERGQFCIDPYQPWVKKKIIEFRRSQKNKMSPTSASLHLTSAPRDSTASTQRVKQQTTAHFSE